A single region of the Legionella oakridgensis ATCC 33761 = DSM 21215 genome encodes:
- a CDS encoding MFS transporter, which yields MFISQSLVWFVWLIASIFYAYQYLLRVMPNIMLVDLMQQFNIDTTIFGQFSGIYYIGYSLMHLPIGIMLDRYGPRKVMTGCILLTVIGLLPIIFAKQWMYPILGRALIGIGSSAAILGVFKIIRMTFTEQRFTRMLSFSVTIGLAGAIYGGGPVSYMCALWGYKAVVQLFAAIGLVLACITYFIVPDIKSNHKATILADIKAVFTNRKVLLVCFSAGMMVGPLEGFADVWGSQFLKHIYGFETTTANYLPSIIFVGMCFGAPVLSLIAEKTGYYLGTIIGAACAMFIIFTLLVTGGLTIESITIDFILVGIGCSYQILAIYKASTYVSENIAGLTTAVANMIIMSFGYAFHSIIGFIIHAYGGPEVHQSFAYGISVIPITLFLGMMGFLALGFLDRITFRKLSVNANKSII from the coding sequence ATGTTTATTTCACAAAGTCTTGTGTGGTTTGTATGGTTGATTGCGTCTATTTTCTACGCCTATCAATACCTATTAAGAGTAATGCCTAACATTATGCTGGTTGATCTTATGCAACAGTTCAACATAGACACAACCATTTTCGGACAATTTTCTGGCATTTATTATATCGGTTATTCCCTAATGCATTTGCCTATCGGCATCATGCTTGACCGCTATGGTCCCAGAAAAGTTATGACTGGCTGTATTTTGCTGACCGTCATTGGTCTATTGCCCATTATCTTTGCAAAACAATGGATGTATCCAATCCTGGGTCGTGCATTAATTGGCATAGGCTCTTCAGCTGCAATCCTTGGTGTATTCAAGATCATACGGATGACATTCACTGAACAACGTTTCACAAGAATGTTAAGTTTTTCAGTCACCATTGGTCTTGCCGGTGCTATTTATGGTGGTGGTCCTGTAAGCTATATGTGCGCTCTTTGGGGCTACAAGGCCGTGGTACAACTGTTCGCCGCCATAGGCTTAGTGCTTGCCTGCATCACTTATTTTATTGTCCCTGATATTAAATCAAATCACAAAGCAACGATTCTTGCTGACATAAAAGCTGTGTTTACTAACCGCAAGGTATTATTGGTTTGTTTCTCAGCCGGGATGATGGTGGGGCCTCTTGAGGGTTTCGCAGATGTATGGGGCTCGCAATTTTTAAAGCACATATATGGCTTTGAAACGACAACTGCAAACTATCTTCCCTCCATTATTTTCGTTGGTATGTGCTTTGGTGCACCTGTTTTAAGCCTAATTGCTGAAAAAACAGGTTATTACTTAGGAACCATTATTGGGGCAGCCTGTGCCATGTTCATCATTTTCACGCTGCTAGTCACAGGAGGACTGACCATAGAAAGCATCACCATCGATTTTATTCTCGTTGGCATAGGCTGTTCCTATCAAATTTTAGCCATTTATAAAGCATCGACCTATGTATCAGAAAACATTGCCGGACTCACTACAGCAGTTGCCAATATGATCATCATGAGCTTTGGCTATGCGTTCCACAGCATCATTGGGTTTATTATTCATGCTTATGGTGGCCCCGAAGTGCACCAGTCTTTTGCCTATGGAATAAGCGTTATCCCTATCACTTTATTCTTAGGCATGATGGGTTTTCTCGCTTTGGGCTTTTTAGATAGAATAACATTTAGAAAACTATCGGTTAATGCGAATAAATCCATTATATAG